The Paenibacillus tianjinensis genome has a window encoding:
- the sigY gene encoding RNA polymerase sigma factor SigY translates to MSDGTLELIKRAQQGDASALAELLREHYTFLFKYLIKATMDPSLAEELAQDTMVRCMEKIGTYNGSSSFSSWLITIATRLYIDRKRRWKRETQWFRQEQGAAAIRWRFESRNMEWSEVLDALSRLPLPQRVAVLLKHYYGYSYEEIGIIVETAAGTVKSRVSAGLHQLRKELKEDEK, encoded by the coding sequence ATGAGCGACGGGACGCTGGAGTTGATCAAGCGGGCGCAGCAGGGTGATGCTTCGGCGCTGGCTGAGCTGCTGCGGGAACATTATACCTTCTTGTTCAAATATTTAATCAAAGCTACTATGGATCCCTCTCTGGCGGAAGAGCTTGCCCAGGATACCATGGTGCGCTGCATGGAGAAGATCGGTACTTATAACGGGTCCTCTTCGTTCTCCTCCTGGCTGATCACGATTGCTACCCGGTTATATATTGACCGTAAACGGCGCTGGAAGCGGGAGACGCAGTGGTTCCGCCAGGAGCAGGGTGCGGCGGCCATCCGCTGGCGGTTTGAGAGCCGCAATATGGAGTGGAGTGAAGTGCTTGATGCGCTTTCCAGGCTGCCCTTACCCCAGCGGGTTGCTGTATTGCTGAAACATTATTACGGCTATAGCTATGAGGAGATCGGTATTATTGTTGAGACTGCTGCCGGTACTGTTAAATCGCGTGTGTCTGCAGGTCTTCATCAACTGCGAAAGGAGCTGAAAGAGGATGAGAAATGA
- a CDS encoding MBL fold metallo-hydrolase — protein sequence MLNIRSYNLGPLQTNAYLLTGADPQRGVIIDPGMNPAALVRATEGMDIEAILLTHAHFDHIGGVDQIRKAKNCPVYLHALESEWLGSPKLNGSLMWPDASPPISTAPAEYDLAEGQTLKLLGLSFRVFHTPGHSPGSVSFLCGNDLFSGDVLFKLGVGRTDLPGGRERDLIDSIRGKLYRLDEEVKVYPGHGPRTTIGFERQNNHYVPMQ from the coding sequence ATGCTGAATATTCGTTCCTATAATCTGGGTCCGCTCCAGACCAATGCCTATCTGTTAACCGGAGCTGATCCGCAGCGCGGCGTGATTATCGACCCCGGCATGAATCCGGCTGCGCTTGTGCGTGCTACAGAAGGTATGGACATCGAAGCGATCCTGCTGACGCATGCCCACTTTGACCATATCGGCGGTGTGGATCAAATCCGCAAAGCGAAAAATTGCCCAGTATACTTACATGCCTTGGAGAGTGAATGGCTCGGCAGCCCCAAGCTGAACGGTTCGCTGATGTGGCCGGATGCTTCCCCTCCGATAAGTACAGCACCTGCGGAATATGACCTTGCAGAGGGTCAAACCCTGAAGCTGCTCGGGCTCAGCTTCCGTGTCTTTCACACCCCGGGCCATTCGCCGGGAAGCGTTAGCTTCCTTTGCGGGAATGACCTCTTTTCCGGGGATGTCCTGTTTAAGCTCGGTGTAGGGCGCACAGATCTGCCCGGAGGCCGCGAGCGGGATCTGATCGATTCCATCCGCGGTAAGCTCTACCGCCTGGACGAAGAAGTGAAGGTGTACCCGGGACACGGTCCGCGGACGACCATCGGTTTCGAGCGGCAGAACAACCATTATGTGCCTATGCAGTGA
- a CDS encoding thioredoxin family protein, with protein MKQNVAHKFGKGLTPRQFVESMTKNQQAFESWYEKFAWDNGEDREYFESLNHRDDLRVLILAADWCGDVVRNVPVVFRILETAGIKTEVLILEENQEVMDDFLTMGGRSVPIVIFADTGGYVLGHWGPRPEHVQSLMRTFKQENPDREAADYESKIAEVRKAMGQAYGEGTESHAVIAKELRSLISGF; from the coding sequence ATGAAACAGAATGTAGCTCATAAATTTGGTAAGGGCCTGACTCCGCGCCAGTTCGTAGAGAGCATGACCAAAAATCAGCAGGCCTTTGAATCCTGGTACGAGAAATTTGCCTGGGACAACGGGGAAGACCGTGAATATTTCGAGAGCCTGAACCACCGCGATGACCTACGAGTGCTTATCCTGGCTGCGGACTGGTGCGGGGACGTTGTGCGCAATGTGCCGGTCGTGTTCCGGATTCTGGAGACTGCGGGCATCAAGACTGAAGTGCTGATTCTGGAAGAAAACCAGGAAGTTATGGATGATTTTCTGACCATGGGCGGAAGATCCGTACCTATTGTCATTTTTGCCGATACCGGCGGTTATGTTTTGGGTCACTGGGGGCCTCGTCCGGAACATGTACAGTCACTGATGCGCACCTTCAAACAGGAGAACCCGGACCGGGAAGCAGCCGACTATGAGAGCAAAATCGCGGAGGTACGCAAGGCAATGGGGCAGGCCTACGGGGAAGGAACGGAGTCACACGCAGTTATTGCCAAAGAGCTGCGCAGTCTGATTTCCGGCTTCTGA
- a CDS encoding DedA family protein yields the protein MHFISDLISHLFEWIQSLGYFGIMIGLMIEVIPSEIVLAYGGYLVSQGDINFFGAILFGTVGGVIAQIFVYWIGRYGGRPVLEKYGKYIFIKKKHIDHSEEWFKKYGTGVIFTARFIPVVRHAISVPAGISRMPLGKFTLLTTLAVLPWSTLFVYLGYTLGDKWETIDEVAAKYTHELILAAIAIIVVYFLFKWYKSKKKGSAV from the coding sequence ATGCACTTTATTTCTGATCTGATCTCGCATTTGTTTGAATGGATTCAAAGTCTTGGCTATTTTGGGATTATGATCGGGCTGATGATTGAAGTGATTCCGAGTGAAATTGTGCTCGCGTACGGCGGCTATCTGGTTTCACAAGGTGATATTAATTTTTTTGGAGCGATTCTTTTTGGTACGGTTGGCGGTGTAATTGCCCAGATTTTTGTATACTGGATCGGCCGTTATGGCGGAAGGCCTGTACTGGAGAAGTACGGCAAGTACATTTTTATCAAGAAAAAACATATCGACCATTCCGAGGAATGGTTCAAAAAGTACGGCACGGGTGTTATTTTTACCGCACGCTTTATTCCGGTTGTCCGCCACGCTATCTCAGTGCCTGCCGGAATTTCACGCATGCCGCTTGGTAAATTTACCTTGCTAACAACACTTGCAGTATTACCGTGGAGCACCCTCTTTGTTTATTTGGGCTACACCCTTGGCGATAAATGGGAGACGATTGATGAGGTCGCCGCTAAATATACCCATGAGCTGATTCTGGCCGCAATTGCTATTATCGTAGTATACTTCCTGTTCAAATGGTATAAATCCAAAAAGAAAGGTAGTGCAGTATGA
- a CDS encoding autorepressor SdpR family transcription factor: MNESFKALADPTRRQIIRLLREKDRTAGEIADYFQMTKPSISHHLSALKHAGLIQDERKGQFIVYSLDTTVLEEVLGWFLELTGTGKNSSDKED, encoded by the coding sequence ATGAATGAATCCTTCAAGGCGCTCGCTGATCCAACCCGAAGACAGATTATCCGGCTGCTGCGTGAAAAGGACCGGACCGCCGGAGAAATCGCCGATTATTTTCAGATGACCAAACCCAGCATCTCGCATCACCTCAGTGCCCTGAAGCATGCAGGACTGATACAGGATGAGCGCAAGGGACAGTTTATCGTATATTCGCTCGATACGACTGTGCTTGAAGAGGTGCTCGGATGGTTCCTGGAATTAACCGGCACAGGGAAAAACAGTTCTGACAAGGAGGACTAG
- a CDS encoding SdpI family protein, translating to MKDFKWKWQDTLIVIFGGLALGYALINYSKLPAQLPSHFSITGEVNSYWPKGSIIALGAFMGLIFPIAMQFIRRIDPKRENYSKFENAYKMIRLAVGILFDAVLVLSVAKGLNENLAAGKIAIAAIGVLFIALGNYMPQIKDNYFTGIRTPWTLASPEVWRKTHRFSGYMWTIGGILIVLGAFMPKTLSISLIITALLIATIIPYVYSWLIARRMKV from the coding sequence ATGAAGGATTTCAAATGGAAATGGCAGGACACGCTGATTGTGATTTTTGGAGGGCTCGCACTGGGTTATGCACTGATCAATTACAGCAAACTGCCCGCACAGCTTCCTTCCCATTTCAGCATCACCGGGGAGGTCAACTCCTACTGGCCCAAAGGCTCGATCATTGCTCTGGGGGCATTTATGGGCCTTATTTTTCCAATTGCTATGCAGTTCATCCGCCGGATTGACCCTAAGAGAGAGAACTACAGCAAATTTGAAAATGCTTATAAAATGATTCGCCTGGCTGTAGGGATACTGTTCGATGCCGTACTGGTGCTTTCTGTTGCCAAGGGTCTGAATGAGAATTTGGCGGCAGGTAAAATAGCTATCGCGGCTATCGGGGTGTTATTTATAGCACTCGGCAATTATATGCCGCAGATTAAAGATAACTATTTCACTGGCATCCGGACACCGTGGACGCTCGCAAGTCCTGAGGTGTGGCGGAAGACCCACCGGTTCTCCGGGTATATGTGGACGATCGGCGGGATCCTGATTGTGCTTGGTGCTTTTATGCCGAAGACCCTGTCTATCAGCCTGATTATCACAGCCCTGCTAATTGCGACTATTATTCCCTATGTTTACTCCTGGCTCATTGCCCGGCGGATGAAGGTATAA
- a CDS encoding O-antigen ligase family protein: MSYKGMGRLQVVAAWGSGILVTTAAAAACLLRGMFFAREMYGLLAVWFVLSAAVAASSIYINGGYKSGGTAVKIILGGPLLILVLYAVHLLRSPLSVQGTVNELLRWGLYSSFALAAFLCAGTRCGSRLLAAVWHGLGITVSLSALLTVCGGLPLRYAVAYTASPEISATGARLGGLLQYPNAFGALMAIFLLERMFALAAGDATARYCSRGEHRVFRAARQPLRMLPLFPYAAALLLSESRGAVLAAACAAAAALLWKRRLAAPLLAAGAAPVAAAALLYRQLARAGLAVEPLPGLLQLAGCWAGALLAGLWLCRRSRRAAGGNRAALLLAAALWTAAGSAVLGQLCERISGPSATVNARGLMYRDAWKLAGEAPWLGQGGETWHSAYLAAQSRPYVGSQVHSGYLDFLLNLGIAGVAVLLLLLLAAVWMTGRDAPRLLPPLLVIVLHAAADFDWSYGLSWLLLFLLLAMVHAESLQRLTAASAASSAILHPASNRSHFRGILMLKRAGLRLILICICLGFSQLSLQMMMGGRLYSQAVRTAEPADQIMLLRQSLAWNPRDPKAAVVLAGLLPGVQGRDLLRSSLIYAPEDPGLHWALAEAYMAGADPGQALYWVRRSLQLDGFNAAKRANAAAGMLEMGRRNLVKGDRQRAADSASAGLELLRQYRLLAVQERSKGRQHNDRRFEYTESSDKLNMELEQLLAAVYTSDEAPADYRQLTVIPSSAGQ; this comes from the coding sequence ATGAGTTATAAGGGTATGGGACGGCTGCAGGTTGTTGCGGCTTGGGGGAGCGGGATACTGGTGACAACAGCCGCAGCGGCGGCTTGTCTGCTGCGCGGGATGTTTTTTGCCCGGGAGATGTATGGCTTGCTGGCCGTATGGTTTGTACTGAGTGCTGCTGTTGCCGCTAGCTCAATCTATATCAATGGAGGATACAAAAGCGGCGGGACCGCGGTGAAAATCATACTGGGTGGTCCGTTGCTGATCCTTGTCCTGTATGCCGTTCATTTACTGCGAAGCCCTTTATCCGTGCAAGGCACTGTCAATGAGCTGCTGCGGTGGGGACTCTATTCCAGCTTCGCCCTTGCTGCTTTTCTGTGCGCGGGAACCCGCTGTGGATCCCGGCTGCTGGCAGCAGTCTGGCACGGGCTGGGCATAACAGTCAGTCTCAGTGCTCTGCTGACTGTGTGCGGCGGACTGCCGCTGCGCTATGCTGTTGCCTATACGGCATCGCCAGAAATCAGTGCGACGGGGGCCAGACTGGGCGGGCTGCTCCAGTACCCGAACGCCTTTGGCGCCTTGATGGCAATTTTTCTGCTGGAGCGGATGTTTGCACTCGCCGCCGGTGATGCAACGGCGCGTTATTGCTCGCGCGGGGAGCACCGCGTGTTCCGTGCCGCGAGGCAGCCGCTGCGCATGCTGCCTCTGTTCCCGTACGCCGCCGCGCTGCTGCTCAGCGAGTCGCGCGGCGCGGTGCTGGCTGCGGCCTGCGCGGCCGCCGCAGCCCTGCTCTGGAAGCGGCGGCTGGCCGCGCCGCTTCTTGCCGCCGGCGCCGCGCCCGTAGCCGCCGCGGCGCTGCTCTACCGCCAGCTGGCCCGCGCCGGGCTGGCGGTAGAGCCCTTGCCCGGCCTGCTGCAGCTGGCCGGGTGCTGGGCCGGCGCACTGCTGGCCGGCCTGTGGCTGTGCCGCCGCAGCCGGCGTGCGGCGGGCGGGAACCGCGCCGCGCTGCTGCTGGCGGCGGCGCTCTGGACGGCGGCCGGCAGCGCCGTCCTCGGCCAGCTGTGCGAGCGGATCAGCGGACCGTCTGCGACGGTCAACGCTCGAGGTCTGATGTACCGCGATGCCTGGAAGCTCGCGGGGGAAGCGCCCTGGCTGGGGCAGGGGGGAGAGACGTGGCACAGCGCATACCTCGCTGCCCAGTCCCGCCCCTATGTAGGCAGCCAGGTGCATAGCGGTTATCTCGACTTCCTGTTGAACCTCGGAATCGCAGGTGTTGCTGTTCTGCTGCTCTTGCTGCTGGCAGCGGTCTGGATGACAGGCAGGGACGCCCCAAGGCTGCTGCCTCCGCTGCTGGTGATCGTCCTGCATGCGGCGGCCGATTTCGACTGGAGCTACGGCCTGAGCTGGCTGCTGCTGTTTTTACTGCTGGCGATGGTGCATGCCGAATCCCTTCAGCGCTTAACCGCTGCCTCTGCTGCGTCATCAGCCATCTTACATCCCGCCTCTAACCGATCCCATTTTCGCGGCATCCTGATGCTGAAGCGGGCGGGGCTGCGGCTAATCCTAATCTGTATTTGTCTGGGGTTCAGCCAGCTTTCTCTTCAAATGATGATGGGGGGAAGATTGTACAGTCAGGCAGTCCGCACCGCTGAACCTGCGGATCAGATCATGCTGCTCCGGCAATCCCTTGCATGGAATCCGCGGGATCCCAAGGCCGCTGTGGTTCTTGCGGGGCTGCTTCCGGGAGTGCAGGGAAGAGACCTGCTCCGGAGCAGTCTGATCTATGCTCCGGAGGACCCTGGTTTACATTGGGCACTGGCGGAGGCGTATATGGCAGGCGCTGATCCGGGACAGGCGCTGTACTGGGTGCGGAGAAGCCTGCAGCTTGACGGCTTTAATGCTGCCAAACGGGCAAATGCGGCAGCAGGCATGCTGGAGATGGGGCGGCGTAATCTGGTGAAGGGGGACCGGCAGAGAGCTGCAGACAGCGCATCTGCCGGGTTGGAACTACTGAGGCAATACCGTCTGCTGGCAGTACAGGAGCGTAGTAAAGGCAGGCAGCACAATGACCGCCGGTTCGAATATACCGAGTCGTCGGATAAGCTGAATATGGAGCTGGAGCAGCTGCTTGCTGCGGTTTACACATCAGATGAAGCTCCAGCCGATTACAGGCAACTCACGGTTATACCTTCATCCGCCGGGCAATGA